A genome region from Clostridium pasteurianum includes the following:
- a CDS encoding aminoglycoside adenylyltransferase domain-containing protein — MDNKKLIYDVKSKFYEYEFQLKIYFEDKIYGVYIYKNNTLKENKCIEFMTIIADDFTKEEFCMLESIHKKLKFTSMVRGNYITLKNIGKSDLHMKPYIYLQNETLKKGYSHIDNFTWWALKNYGVGVKSPSVDKLNIRISYKELLENIDYNLNCYWGEKVKSKIIFLSDYWVQFSVLAVCRILYFVQNKKELSKINSMDIIADYIPSEFRNIVLEAIRIKKHSGKSIYSSRLKRQNDTKKFIKFGITFFNSRYFINRNSNIMFL, encoded by the coding sequence ATGGATAATAAAAAATTAATTTATGATGTTAAATCAAAATTTTATGAGTATGAGTTTCAGCTTAAAATATATTTTGAGGATAAAATTTATGGCGTTTATATATATAAAAATAATACTTTAAAGGAAAATAAGTGTATTGAATTTATGACAATTATAGCAGATGATTTTACAAAAGAAGAATTTTGCATGCTTGAGAGTATACACAAGAAACTTAAATTTACAAGCATGGTGAGAGGAAATTATATAACTTTAAAAAACATAGGAAAATCTGATTTGCACATGAAACCATACATTTATTTACAAAACGAAACTTTGAAAAAAGGATATTCCCATATAGATAATTTTACATGGTGGGCGTTAAAAAATTATGGTGTGGGTGTTAAAAGTCCGTCAGTTGATAAATTAAATATTAGGATAAGTTATAAGGAATTACTTGAAAATATAGATTATAATTTAAATTGTTACTGGGGTGAAAAAGTAAAATCTAAAATTATATTTCTATCTGATTATTGGGTCCAATTTTCAGTTCTAGCTGTATGTAGAATTTTGTATTTTGTTCAAAATAAAAAAGAACTATCCAAAATTAATTCCATGGATATAATTGCAGATTACATTCCAAGCGAATTTAGAAATATAGTACTTGAGGCTATAAGGATTAAAAAGCATAGTGGAAAGTCAATATATTCTTCTAGATTAAAAAGGCAAAATGACACCAAAAAATTTATAAAATTCGGAATTACGTTTTTTAACAGCAGATATTTCATAAATAGAAATTCAAATATAATGTTTCTTTAA
- a CDS encoding 2'-5' RNA ligase family protein: MRYVIICNIEGEAAKLNAKLAADLKYKFNAGRSKLSAHFTIKAPFEADENNIMELENILEKFQSDFKGYEISINGFDKFRKDVIYMPVKLSKEARNIYDKLINELKKLNWLEWKGNEKGDKVFHCTIVSKRVKNNFEEIWDYVNKYDCNFKANFDNITLYKWEKNNWILCKKYTNDVLCYNKPK, translated from the coding sequence ATGAGATATGTTATAATCTGTAATATAGAGGGAGAAGCTGCAAAACTAAATGCAAAATTGGCAGCTGATTTAAAGTACAAATTTAATGCTGGCCGCTCTAAATTGTCAGCACATTTTACTATAAAAGCTCCATTTGAAGCTGATGAAAATAACATCATGGAATTAGAAAATATTTTAGAAAAGTTTCAAAGTGATTTTAAAGGTTATGAAATAAGTATAAATGGATTCGATAAATTTAGAAAAGATGTTATATATATGCCCGTTAAGTTATCAAAAGAGGCAAGAAACATTTATGACAAATTAATTAATGAACTAAAAAAATTAAACTGGCTGGAGTGGAAGGGCAATGAAAAGGGGGATAAGGTTTTTCATTGTACAATTGTAAGTAAGAGAGTCAAAAATAACTTTGAAGAAATTTGGGATTATGTAAATAAATATGATTGTAATTTTAAAGCTAATTTTGATAATATAACTTTATATAAATGGGAAAAAAACAATTGGATTTTGTGTAAAAAATATACAAATGATGTATTATGTTATAATAAGCCAAAATAA
- a CDS encoding helix-turn-helix domain-containing protein: MKNNNLEIKISKNKIYEKTCDIFTHNLKKLIQLEGTQKKLAKKIGVSEDLLSKYKSGDTFPSIETILYICNVYHIDIDKFLTVPLNASFFEESIENDSELHNIFAENYFCYFFVTNSGKREAIHESKLKILKNSSTFEIFVKGQIIKEFKGDYKISDNLVFFNLYSKKDGYAYITMIRPSLNKSRYVGGLAMLCLPSDANSKPCCQKIVISNTQIDRQVNFDSLSNFLSFSAENNNFGNIKISRYEDENVYDFIVNLNTSSSY, from the coding sequence ATGAAAAACAATAATCTTGAAATAAAAATATCAAAAAATAAAATCTACGAAAAGACATGTGATATATTTACGCATAACTTAAAAAAATTAATTCAACTTGAAGGGACTCAAAAAAAATTAGCAAAAAAAATAGGCGTCTCTGAAGATTTGCTATCAAAATATAAATCCGGAGATACCTTTCCATCAATAGAAACAATTTTATATATTTGTAATGTATATCATATAGATATAGATAAATTTTTAACCGTACCTTTAAACGCTTCTTTTTTTGAAGAATCAATTGAAAATGACTCAGAGCTCCATAATATTTTTGCCGAAAACTATTTCTGCTATTTTTTTGTCACCAACTCCGGCAAAAGAGAAGCTATTCATGAGTCAAAACTAAAAATACTTAAAAACAGCAGCACTTTTGAGATATTTGTCAAAGGTCAAATTATTAAAGAATTCAAGGGAGATTACAAAATTTCAGACAATCTAGTTTTTTTTAATCTTTACAGTAAAAAAGACGGTTATGCTTACATAACAATGATTAGACCTAGCTTAAATAAAAGCAGATATGTTGGTGGACTTGCAATGCTGTGCCTTCCTTCTGATGCAAACAGCAAGCCATGTTGCCAGAAGATAGTAATAAGTAACACACAAATTGATAGACAAGTTAACTTTGATTCCTTAAGCAATTTTTTGAGCTTTTCAGCTGAAAATAATAATTTTGGAAATATAAAAATTTCAAGATATGAAGACGAAAATGTCTATGATTTTATAGTTAATTTAAACACTTCATCTTCATATTAA
- a CDS encoding lipid II flippase Amj family protein — MTLQILLILVFNFIITFIGTLAYSTRLVGVRTGKIAISFTVFNILTLISRTAVTFQEPLLTNYVEKNLYSSNLLHIFNLIILVSGIAAAVGAILIPTFQKMFSKGVFFFSAQRSIPRLILHSMSKQGMHSMKNCVVAPSKESIKEMNYRNLPKKVVVYNFISVAIITVGALAPIYACKMAPDLRATCVTLSSVVNGIAQILMTIFIDPQMSVMTEDVMDGKCTEKSFKDCVMAMVGSKVTGTFAAVFLLLPASSAIVLAARGVDFISRI; from the coding sequence TTGACATTACAGATTTTATTGATTTTAGTTTTTAATTTTATTATTACATTTATTGGAACACTTGCATATTCTACTAGATTAGTTGGAGTAAGGACAGGTAAGATAGCAATCTCATTTACAGTGTTTAATATTTTAACCTTAATATCAAGAACTGCGGTAACTTTTCAAGAACCACTTTTAACAAATTATGTTGAGAAGAATTTATACTCCAGCAATTTACTTCATATATTTAATCTCATAATTTTAGTTTCTGGTATAGCTGCAGCTGTTGGGGCTATTTTAATACCTACATTTCAAAAAATGTTTTCTAAAGGAGTTTTTTTCTTTTCAGCCCAAAGATCTATTCCAAGACTTATATTACATAGTATGTCAAAGCAGGGCATGCATTCTATGAAAAATTGTGTCGTTGCTCCTTCAAAGGAAAGCATAAAGGAAATGAATTATAGAAATTTACCTAAAAAAGTTGTAGTGTACAATTTTATATCAGTTGCAATTATTACAGTTGGAGCTTTGGCACCTATATATGCATGTAAGATGGCTCCTGATTTAAGGGCAACTTGTGTTACTTTATCTTCTGTTGTAAATGGTATTGCACAAATACTTATGACAATTTTTATAGATCCACAGATGTCTGTTATGACAGAGGATGTAATGGATGGGAAATGCACTGAAAAAAGTTTTAAAGACTGTGTCATGGCTATGGTAGGAAGTAAGGTTACTGGAACCTTTGCGGCTGTATTTCTTTTACTTCCAGCTTCTTCAGCTATTGTGCTTGCAGCAAGAGGCGTTGATTTTATATCAAGAATTTAA
- a CDS encoding MFS transporter: MVLLNRTTFSSLQHRDFKCFIIGQSISLIGTWLQRTAQVWLLYTLTKSPFLLGLLSVFQFGPTLLFSAFCGAIVDRFPKKKLLYLTQTVGMLQALVLFILVYTNHITYQLIFLLAVIAGLGTTLDMPTRQSYFIELVGKKDLPNAISLNSSIFNIAKIIGPSIAGIIMLKTSISFCFFINFLSFAAVLTGLFFIKQKSTAANTSKGALLKEVKEGFKYIYSNKILTKTLIFMAIICTFAMNIDVIAPVFSKTILHKESSGYTFILSAMGVGSLLGTIKMANLRRKKLNFKLLKIVALSTATFQIIAAFSGNLYFCALLVLGSGFCNLCFLNGSNSILQLNTSDEYRGRVMSIYTLVNAGTTPIGNLLVGTAMNMGGGRLGFLSTGLVAIILTIVYSLVYKSNF, encoded by the coding sequence ATGGTATTATTAAATAGAACTACATTTTCTTCACTACAACATAGAGATTTTAAATGCTTTATAATTGGACAGTCTATTTCTTTGATAGGTACTTGGCTTCAAAGAACTGCACAAGTCTGGTTATTATATACTTTAACAAAATCACCTTTTCTTTTAGGTCTACTCAGCGTTTTTCAATTTGGTCCAACACTTCTTTTCTCAGCCTTCTGTGGAGCAATCGTTGATAGATTTCCTAAAAAGAAACTGCTTTATTTAACTCAGACTGTAGGTATGCTTCAAGCTTTAGTACTATTCATACTAGTTTACACAAACCACATTACTTATCAGTTGATTTTCCTCTTAGCTGTAATAGCAGGTTTGGGAACAACCTTGGACATGCCAACAAGACAATCATATTTCATTGAGCTCGTTGGGAAAAAAGATTTGCCTAATGCTATATCACTAAATTCCTCTATTTTTAACATAGCCAAAATAATAGGACCGTCAATTGCAGGTATAATAATGTTAAAGACAAGTATAAGTTTTTGCTTTTTTATAAACTTTTTGAGCTTCGCTGCCGTACTCACCGGTTTATTCTTTATAAAACAAAAAAGTACAGCTGCAAACACTTCAAAGGGTGCTCTGCTTAAGGAAGTAAAAGAAGGCTTTAAATATATCTATTCAAATAAAATACTTACAAAAACTTTGATTTTCATGGCAATAATCTGTACTTTTGCTATGAATATAGATGTAATAGCTCCTGTATTTTCAAAAACTATTCTACATAAAGAATCGAGCGGATATACATTTATATTATCTGCAATGGGAGTAGGTTCACTCCTTGGAACTATAAAAATGGCAAATTTAAGACGAAAAAAACTAAATTTTAAGCTTTTAAAAATTGTTGCCCTTTCAACTGCCACTTTTCAGATAATAGCGGCTTTCTCTGGCAATCTTTATTTTTGTGCCTTATTAGTACTTGGAAGTGGCTTTTGCAACCTATGTTTTTTAAATGGAAGTAATTCAATACTTCAGCTTAACACCTCAGACGAATACAGAGGAAGAGTTATGAGTATATATACCCTTGTAAATGCTGGTACAACTCCTATAGGGAACTTACTTGTAGGTACAGCAATGAATATGGGCGGGGGAAGACTTGGCTTTCTATCTACTGGCCTTGTAGCAATAATTTTAACTATAGTATATTCTCTAGTTTACAAATCCAACTTTTAA
- a CDS encoding GNAT family N-acetyltransferase — protein MKYLKMENTMMKYLWQYLKMNFKNRDDIMISICRANPNNADEIKKLLNLVWIDTYKDFFLQQTVDYIINESQTVDKFKAEIQDEKILFLIAKDDENKIVGLATAQKKEDKVFLKRLYINPNCQRKGIGRKLLEGVIDSFKAANRIYLEVEKDNIKGSNFYNKYGFKVVRENKYDLNGDKFSTMLMEKVINTK, from the coding sequence ATGAAATATTTAAAGATGGAAAATACTATGATGAAATACTTATGGCAATATTTAAAGATGAATTTCAAAAATAGGGATGATATTATGATAAGCATATGTAGAGCAAACCCTAATAATGCAGATGAAATTAAAAAATTATTGAATTTGGTATGGATTGATACTTACAAAGATTTTTTTTTACAGCAAACTGTGGATTATATTATAAATGAGTCACAAACAGTGGATAAGTTTAAAGCTGAAATTCAGGATGAGAAAATATTATTTCTTATAGCTAAAGATGATGAAAATAAAATAGTTGGACTAGCCACTGCTCAGAAAAAGGAAGATAAAGTGTTTTTAAAGAGGCTATATATAAATCCCAATTGTCAAAGAAAAGGAATTGGCAGAAAACTTTTAGAGGGAGTTATTGATAGCTTCAAAGCTGCTAATAGAATTTATTTAGAAGTGGAAAAGGATAATATTAAGGGAAGCAATTTTTATAATAAGTATGGTTTTAAAGTTGTTCGTGAAAACAAGTATGACCTTAATGGCGACAAATTTAGTACAATGCTTATGGAAAAAGTAATTAACACAAAATAA
- a CDS encoding HAD-IA family hydrolase: MIRTILFDSGRVLNRPVSGSWFIPPNFFKYVDRKRFYAVPVLKRKWAFKKAGDYINKQNLILNEKDEYICFVKYYSIFSTNIPELKMGNKEIGAAAQDLVYYYNKYSFYDDAVNLIPKLSEKYKLAVVSDAWPSLESVFKTAGFRKYFSSFVISSVHGVTKPNKIMYNTALHELGVLPGEAVFIDDNVKNCAGAKELGLQSIVLCRSFSMYMYNKLFCRNYRIIRNLNGLERYIV, encoded by the coding sequence ATGATTAGAACCATTTTATTTGATTCAGGACGCGTTTTAAATAGACCTGTTTCAGGGAGCTGGTTTATACCACCTAATTTTTTTAAGTATGTGGATAGAAAAAGATTTTATGCTGTACCGGTTTTAAAAAGGAAATGGGCTTTTAAGAAAGCTGGAGATTATATAAATAAGCAAAATTTAATTCTTAATGAAAAAGATGAATATATATGTTTTGTAAAATACTATAGTATATTTTCAACTAATATTCCTGAGTTAAAGATGGGAAATAAAGAAATTGGAGCTGCTGCGCAGGATTTGGTATATTATTATAATAAATATAGTTTTTATGATGATGCTGTTAATTTAATACCGAAATTAAGTGAAAAATACAAACTTGCAGTAGTTTCTGATGCATGGCCATCACTTGAGAGTGTTTTTAAAACAGCTGGATTTAGAAAGTACTTTTCTTCTTTTGTAATATCATCAGTACATGGAGTAACAAAACCTAATAAAATTATGTATAATACTGCACTTCATGAACTTGGAGTTTTGCCAGGGGAAGCTGTGTTTATTGATGATAATGTAAAAAATTGTGCTGGGGCAAAAGAGCTTGGACTTCAATCAATTGTTCTGTGTAGGAGTTTTAGTATGTATATGTATAATAAATTGTTTTGTAGGAATTATAGAATTATTAGAAATTTGAATGGATTAGAAAGATATATAGTATAA
- a CDS encoding sensor histidine kinase, with protein sequence MKLWEKIFICTLVAFEFFFVPSTMYLINRSFKLNLESEINSGINEQNRFCESMQLYVRLSDKIYIADNKAKINQAINSYMESVTNGEIYFQILDNSNRKIYDDFKKGVSRNESNGNFSKDKVSYEVRDITGKSYLYINKKIYIYNRYYKVSYIKEVSWVYKNYRYLYNILMKLNFFVCIALAVVMIIISKTIVNPINQLIKSTHKISEGNFSERVKITNKDEIGDLAENFNHMADVIEENIKELRENSMDKQNFIDNLSHEIRSPLTSIIGYTDYLITNKSFDEETFNCLNYVYKEGKRLQKMSSKLMDLIMLREEKPKMQVSKIKSVIEEIKNSIVPKLKDKNIELVTSIEDFSLTMDRELIRILISNLVDNAIKASQCGSKIYINSYIESDHIVQIKDKGVGIPKEEIKKIFEPFYMVDKSRDRSNNGVGLGLSLCSQIARIHNIKFDVESELGEGTTIKIRFNSK encoded by the coding sequence ATGAAGCTTTGGGAGAAAATTTTTATATGCACATTAGTTGCTTTTGAATTTTTTTTTGTTCCATCGACTATGTATTTAATAAATAGAAGTTTTAAATTAAATTTGGAGAGTGAAATTAATTCTGGAATAAACGAACAAAATAGATTTTGTGAATCTATGCAGCTGTATGTGCGACTTAGTGATAAAATTTATATTGCTGACAATAAGGCCAAGATAAACCAGGCTATTAATTCATACATGGAATCTGTAACTAATGGAGAAATATATTTTCAGATATTAGATAACAGTAACAGGAAAATATATGACGACTTTAAAAAAGGAGTATCAAGAAACGAAAGCAATGGTAATTTTTCTAAAGATAAAGTTAGTTATGAAGTTCGAGATATAACTGGCAAAAGCTATTTATATATAAATAAAAAAATTTATATATATAATAGATATTATAAAGTTTCATACATAAAAGAAGTATCATGGGTATATAAGAATTACAGATATTTGTACAATATTCTTATGAAATTGAATTTTTTTGTATGTATAGCGTTAGCTGTAGTTATGATAATTATAAGTAAAACAATTGTGAATCCTATTAATCAACTTATAAAATCAACTCACAAAATATCAGAAGGAAATTTCAGTGAAAGGGTTAAGATTACAAATAAAGATGAGATTGGTGATTTAGCAGAGAATTTTAACCATATGGCAGATGTAATTGAAGAAAATATAAAGGAATTAAGAGAGAACTCAATGGACAAGCAAAATTTTATAGATAATTTATCACATGAAATTAGAAGTCCACTTACATCAATTATAGGTTATACTGATTATCTTATAACAAATAAAAGTTTTGATGAGGAAACTTTTAACTGTTTGAATTATGTTTATAAAGAAGGAAAGAGATTACAAAAAATGTCTTCAAAGTTAATGGACTTAATTATGCTAAGAGAAGAAAAACCTAAAATGCAGGTTAGTAAAATCAAAAGTGTAATTGAAGAAATAAAAAATTCTATAGTACCGAAGTTAAAGGATAAAAATATAGAATTAGTAACTTCAATTGAAGATTTTAGCTTAACTATGGATAGAGAGCTTATACGAATACTTATAAGCAATTTGGTAGATAATGCAATTAAAGCTTCTCAATGTGGAAGTAAAATATATATAAATTCATATATAGAGTCAGATCATATAGTACAAATTAAAGATAAAGGAGTTGGAATACCTAAGGAGGAGATTAAAAAAATATTTGAACCATTTTATATGGTTGATAAATCAAGGGATAGAAGTAATAATGGTGTTGGACTTGGACTTTCTTTATGTTCTCAAATTGCTAGAATACATAATATTAAATTTGATGTGGAGAGTGAACTCGGTGAAGGAACAACAATAAAAATAAGATTTAATTCAAAATAG
- a CDS encoding GNAT family N-acetyltransferase, with product MYYGEKVCLRAYKEEDIELATKFMNNEELQKFLNPRVPFPMSKLGEEEWIKAQKANENGQFNFAIEDIKTEKYIGGCGINELNWLVRTAEVGIWVSKEYWGKGYGTDAMRVLLKFIFQNMNINKVKLSVFSFNERAIKSYKKCGFKVEGTLKDEIFKDGKYYDEILMAIFKDEFQK from the coding sequence GTGTATTATGGAGAAAAAGTTTGTTTAAGAGCATATAAGGAAGAGGACATAGAATTAGCTACGAAATTTATGAATAATGAGGAGCTGCAAAAGTTTTTGAATCCAAGAGTTCCATTCCCAATGAGTAAGTTGGGAGAAGAGGAATGGATAAAAGCCCAGAAGGCAAATGAAAATGGTCAGTTTAATTTTGCCATAGAAGATATAAAAACGGAGAAATATATAGGAGGTTGTGGTATTAATGAATTGAACTGGCTTGTGCGTACAGCAGAAGTTGGAATTTGGGTTAGCAAAGAGTATTGGGGAAAGGGCTATGGAACTGATGCAATGAGGGTACTCTTGAAGTTTATTTTTCAAAATATGAATATAAATAAAGTGAAATTAAGTGTATTTTCTTTCAATGAGAGAGCCATAAAATCTTATAAAAAATGTGGATTTAAAGTGGAGGGTACTTTAAAAGATGAAATATTTAAAGATGGAAAATACTATGATGAAATACTTATGGCAATATTTAAAGATGAATTTCAAAAATAG
- a CDS encoding S1C family serine protease, with protein MKTHKLLSLILVDTIFISTFTGCKLNNNKTNMHSNKAIAQDTTTNAESPVTIASKKVLPSVVGVTTTFVENNETKQGVGSGMVIDSSGYILTNNHVANKNSKSIKISLYGGGDVDAKPMWANDSLDLSILKINSKNLTPVVLGDSSKVQIGETAIAIGNPLGLNFQRTVTSGIVSAVDRTVEAGEGVFMEDLIQTDASINPGNSGGPLIDTNGKVIGVNSAKITSAEGIGFAVPVNIIKPVIKSLKSTGSFTTPVIGIIGLDKSMSGYLNINFKKGIYVYNVAKNSGASEAGIKKGDIILGVNGNDINTMNELREAIYNTGVNKTINLKLQTSSGETNVSVNTRAK; from the coding sequence ATGAAAACACATAAATTATTATCCTTAATTTTAGTAGATACTATTTTTATTTCTACTTTTACTGGCTGTAAATTAAACAACAATAAAACGAATATGCATTCTAATAAGGCAATTGCACAAGATACTACTACAAATGCTGAATCTCCTGTAACTATTGCATCAAAAAAGGTTCTCCCTTCAGTTGTCGGCGTTACCACAACTTTTGTTGAAAATAATGAAACCAAACAAGGTGTCGGTTCCGGAATGGTAATTGACAGTTCTGGATACATTTTAACTAACAATCATGTAGCTAATAAAAATAGCAAGAGCATAAAAATATCCTTGTATGGTGGTGGTGATGTTGATGCAAAGCCAATGTGGGCTAATGATAGTTTGGATTTATCGATATTAAAAATAAATTCTAAAAATCTAACACCTGTTGTGCTTGGTGATTCTTCAAAAGTACAAATAGGTGAAACAGCTATAGCCATAGGCAATCCTCTTGGGCTAAATTTCCAAAGAACAGTAACTTCTGGCATAGTAAGTGCCGTTGACAGAACAGTTGAGGCTGGAGAAGGTGTATTTATGGAGGACTTAATTCAAACGGATGCCTCAATAAATCCAGGTAACAGTGGTGGTCCACTTATAGATACAAATGGAAAAGTAATAGGTGTAAACTCTGCAAAAATAACAAGTGCTGAAGGTATAGGCTTTGCCGTTCCAGTAAACATAATTAAGCCAGTTATAAAAAGCTTAAAATCAACTGGATCATTTACAACTCCTGTAATAGGTATAATAGGTCTTGATAAATCAATGAGCGGATACCTAAATATAAATTTTAAAAAAGGCATTTATGTTTATAACGTAGCTAAAAACAGCGGTGCATCTGAAGCTGGAATAAAAAAGGGAGATATAATATTAGGTGTTAATGGAAATGATATTAATACTATGAATGAATTAAGGGAAGCCATATACAATACCGGTGTCAATAAAACTATAAATTTAAAACTTCAAACTAGCTCAGGTGAAACTAACGTTAGTGTTAATACTAGAGCGAAGTAA
- a CDS encoding ROK family protein, whose translation MEFLVIDVGGTFIKYAIMNDEAEFIEKGKEKTPSDNIENFVDTIGKIFDKYKSRINGIAMSMPGRIDSDRGYLYSGGALLYNNDKDMGKTLSERCPVPISIENDGKCAALAEAWKGNLKDCDDGLVVVLGTGIGGGVIKNKRLHKGKHFVAGEFSFILTSDAVPDPRDKYANTWATRGGTKALCKMVADAKNLSIEEVDGYKAFEYINNGDESAIEALNNYCYRMAIQLYNLQYIYDPEKIAIGGGISKQKVLIDCIRENIEKHAKDIAPAILLKPEIVPCKFFNDSNLIGALYNYMIKYNI comes from the coding sequence ATGGAATTTTTAGTAATTGATGTAGGTGGAACTTTTATAAAATATGCAATTATGAATGATGAAGCTGAATTTATTGAGAAAGGTAAGGAGAAAACTCCTAGTGATAATATAGAAAATTTTGTAGACACTATTGGTAAAATCTTTGATAAGTACAAAAGTAGAATTAATGGAATAGCTATGAGCATGCCTGGACGTATAGATAGTGATCGGGGATATTTGTATTCTGGAGGAGCGCTGCTATACAATAATGATAAAGATATGGGAAAAACACTTAGCGAAAGATGTCCTGTCCCAATATCAATCGAGAATGATGGAAAATGTGCAGCTTTAGCAGAAGCGTGGAAAGGAAATCTTAAGGATTGTGATGATGGATTAGTTGTTGTTTTAGGGACAGGCATTGGCGGCGGAGTTATTAAGAATAAAAGACTTCATAAGGGAAAGCATTTTGTGGCAGGAGAATTTAGTTTTATTCTTACTAGTGATGCAGTGCCTGATCCAAGGGATAAATATGCAAATACCTGGGCTACGCGTGGTGGTACAAAGGCATTATGTAAGATGGTGGCTGATGCTAAAAACTTATCTATAGAAGAGGTGGATGGATACAAAGCTTTTGAATATATAAATAATGGTGATGAAAGTGCTATTGAAGCACTTAATAATTACTGTTACAGGATGGCTATACAATTGTATAATTTACAATACATTTACGATCCTGAAAAAATAGCTATTGGAGGCGGAATAAGCAAGCAGAAAGTACTTATTGATTGTATAAGAGAAAACATAGAAAAACACGCCAAAGATATAGCTCCAGCAATTTTATTAAAGCCAGAGATTGTTCCTTGTAAGTTTTTTAACGATTCAAATTTAATCGGAGCACTTTATAATTACATGATCAAATATAATATATAA
- a CDS encoding AraC family transcriptional regulator: MDWLKRMNNAINYIESNLEGKVDYEKAAREACSSVYSFQRAFSFIVDVTLAEYIRRRKMTLAAFELQNSDVKVINLALKYGYESPEAFTRAFQLLHGVTPTQARNTGVELKAYPRISFKISIKGVFEMNYRIEKKESFRVYGIERIFNTVNDFASNEVPKFWDELLTNGEYDELAESSGNYPESDKGLCSVNAICDYRKTGGATFPYMLCVVENPKSKVGKYKVVEVPASTWAIFTTEQYEVNNDSGKSIQSLNERIYSEWLPTSNYEKVDGYDLEMYYGDGNGKGHCEVWIRVAK; this comes from the coding sequence GTGGATTGGCTTAAAAGAATGAATAATGCAATAAACTATATTGAAAGTAACCTTGAAGGTAAAGTTGATTATGAAAAGGCTGCAAGAGAGGCATGTTCATCTGTATACAGTTTTCAAAGAGCATTTTCATTTATAGTTGATGTTACTTTGGCTGAATATATAAGGCGAAGGAAAATGACACTTGCAGCATTTGAACTTCAAAATAGTGATGTAAAGGTTATTAATCTTGCACTTAAATATGGGTATGAATCGCCAGAAGCTTTTACCCGTGCATTTCAATTACTTCATGGTGTTACACCTACACAGGCACGTAATACTGGAGTTGAACTTAAAGCTTATCCACGCATATCCTTTAAAATTTCAATTAAAGGAGTGTTTGAAATGAATTATAGGATTGAGAAAAAAGAATCATTTAGAGTTTATGGCATTGAAAGGATTTTTAATACAGTAAATGATTTTGCTTCAAATGAAGTGCCAAAGTTTTGGGATGAGCTTTTAACAAATGGTGAGTATGATGAACTTGCTGAGTCTTCTGGCAATTATCCAGAAAGTGATAAAGGATTATGCTCTGTTAATGCAATTTGTGATTACAGAAAAACTGGGGGAGCTACATTTCCGTATATGTTATGTGTAGTAGAAAATCCAAAAAGCAAAGTTGGAAAATACAAGGTAGTAGAAGTTCCAGCCTCTACATGGGCTATATTTACAACTGAGCAGTATGAAGTTAATAATGATAGTGGAAAAAGTATTCAATCTTTAAATGAGCGTATATATTCTGAATGGCTTCCAACTTCTAATTATGAAAAAGTTGATGGATATGATTTGGAAATGTATTATGGAGATGGAAACGGAAAAGGGCACTGCGAAGTGTGGATTAGAGTAGCCAAGTAA
- the cutA gene encoding YqfO family protein produces MQMREFKIEIYIPKGYVKKLGDELSKVNVGKIGNYDHCMSINKVQGYWRPLEGADPFDGEVGKLCKGEECKVEVRCKREYVEAAMKIIRKVHPYEEPVINVIPLLNELFE; encoded by the coding sequence ATGCAGATGAGAGAATTTAAAATTGAAATTTATATTCCAAAAGGGTATGTTAAAAAATTAGGGGATGAGCTCAGTAAAGTTAATGTAGGTAAGATAGGAAATTATGATCATTGTATGTCTATAAATAAAGTTCAGGGATACTGGAGACCACTTGAAGGAGCTGATCCATTTGATGGAGAAGTGGGGAAACTTTGCAAAGGAGAAGAATGCAAAGTTGAAGTTAGATGTAAACGTGAATATGTAGAGGCTGCTATGAAAATCATAAGAAAAGTACATCCTTATGAAGAACCAGTTATAAATGTAATTCCTCTATTAAATGAATTATTTGAATAA